In Quercus lobata isolate SW786 chromosome 12, ValleyOak3.0 Primary Assembly, whole genome shotgun sequence, a genomic segment contains:
- the LOC115972053 gene encoding GPN-loop GTPase QQT1, with translation MVFGQVVIGPPGSGKTTYCNGMSQFLKLIGRKVAIINLDPANDSLPYECAVNIEDLIKLSDVMTEHSLGPNGGLVYCMDYLEKNIDWLQSKLEPLLKDHYLLFDFPGQVELFFLHSNAKTVIMKLIKKLNLRLTAVHLVDAHLCSDPGKYVSALLLTLSTMLHLELPHINVLSKIDLIENYGKLAFNLDFYTDVEDLSYLQHHLDQDPRSAKYRKLTKELCDVIEDFSLVNFSTLDIQDKESVGNLVKLIDKTNGYIFSGIEASAVEFSKIAVGPLDWDYYRVAAVQEKYIKDDENFD, from the exons aTGGTGTTTGGGCAGGTGGTGATTGGTCCACCAGGATCAGGGAAAACCACTTACTGCAACGGCATGTCTCAGTTTCTCAAACTTATCGGAAg GAAGGTTGCTATTATCAATTTGGATCCTGCTAATGACTCTTTGCC GTACGAATGCGCTGTGAACATTGAGGATCTTATAAAACTAAGTGATGTAATGACAGAGCATTCTCTTGGTCCGAATGGAG GCCTTGTGTACTGTATGGATTATCTGGAGAAAAATATTGATTGGCTGCAATCAAAATTGGAACCCCTTCTCAAAG ATCACTATCTTCTCTTTGATTTTCCCGGCCAGGTTGaactattttttcttcactcCAATGCCAAGACAGTCATCATGAAACTCATAAAGAAATTGAATCTTAGG CTGACTGCAGTTCATTTAGTTGATGCCCATCTTTGCAGTGACCCTGGGAAGTATGTTAGCGCATTGCTTCTCACTTTGTCAACCATGCTACATCTAGAACTCCCACACATTAATGTCTTATCCAAGATTGATTTAATTGAGAACTATGGAAAGCTAG CTTTCAATCTTGATTTTTATACCGATGTGGAAGATTTATCTTATTTACAACACCATCTTGATCAGGATCCTCGCTCTGCCAAATACAG GAAACTCACTAAGGAGCTATGTGATGTGATAGAAGACTTCAGTCTTGTCAATTTTTCGACCTTAGATATTCAG GATAAAGAGAGTGTAGGGAATCTTGTGAAGCTGATAGACAAGACCAATGGATACATTTTTTCTGGCATAGAAGCAAGTGCTGTTGAATTTAGCAAGATTGCAGTGGGTCCTCTTGATTGGGATTACTACAG AGTTGCTGCTGTGCAAGAAAAGTACATTAAAGACGATGAAAATTTTGACTAG